The Pseudoxanthomonas suwonensis sequence GGCCTGGGCGGCACCGGCGTTTCCTGCGCGATCTAGCTTTCCGCTTCCTCACCTTCGCGTGCATCGCGGGAGAGGGTTCTTCCGCCTTTGCCGAGGGGACTGTGCCGGCGACGTCGGGTCGCCGGCTGAACCCGGCTCCTACAACAGCCCGCCGCCGCTCTTCTGGCCGCCGCTCTTCTGTAGGAGCCGACTTCAGTCGGCGACACGGGCGTCGGAATCATGAGGGCGTCGCCTGTGCCGACGGCGTCGCGTCGGGAGCAAGCCCGGCTCCTACAAGAGCAGGTCGTCGGGCGACGAACGAGATCGGGCAGGCCTTGGCGATGACGAAGCCACGACCTGGAAGCTCCCGAAGACGTGGCAGGCCGGGTGTGTTGCGGCAGCGGCCATGGATGGCCGCGTCGGCGAGTCGGCACACGGATGTGCCGCCGAGACGACCGCAACACACCCGGCCTGCCGCGGCTCAGCCCGAAGCCGACCACGTCCGGCGCTCTTGCCGTAGCCTAGCCGTAGCAATGCAGGCCCATCCCCCTCGGATCGGCGAAGAGCCCAGAATCAACGGCACCACTTCCTGGCCCTCTCTTCGCCCGGGGCGAAGGAGGGGGGGAGCGTCGTTTGGGTGAAGGGCGTTGGAGCCGGCGAGGGTCGCGCCGGCGCCGCGGCTCACGCCAACCGCTGGGCGATGTCCGCCCGCAGCGCGTCCAGGTCCTTGGCAAAGGCGGCGATGCCCTCGGCCAGCTTCTCGCTGGCCATGGCGTCGGCAGCCAGGTCGGCGTCGAAGCGCGCCTGGTCGACCGGGGCGATGACCCGGTCCTCGCGCGGCACCGGCGACAGCCGGCGCTCGACCTTGCCGGTGGAAGCGTCCAGCTGCTCCAGCAGGTCCGGCGAGATGGTCAGGCGGTCGCAGCCGGCCAGGGCCAGCACCTGCTCGACCGAACGGAACGAGGCGCCCATCACCACCGTGGCCGCGCCGCGGCGCTTGAACTCGTCGTAGACGCCGCGCACGAACACCACGCCCGGGTCCTCGTCGATGCTCGCCGGCGCCTGGCCGTGGGCCTTGTACCAGTCGAGGATGCGGCCGACGAACGGCGAGATCAGGAACGCGCCGGCCTCGGCACAGGCGATCGCCTGGGTCGGGTTGAAGATCAGGGTCAGGTTGCAGTCGATGCCCTCGGCCTGCAGCTGGCGCGCGGCTTCCACGCCTTCCCAGGTGGCGGCGACCTTGATCAGGATCTTGTCGCGGCCGATGCCGCGCTCGGCGTACATGGCCACGAACTTGCGCGCCTTGGCCACCGTGGCGGCGGTGTCGTGGGCCAGGTCGGCGTCGACTTCGGTGGAGACGCGGCCGGGGACCAGGCCGCTGAGCATCGCACCGACGCCGACAGTCAGCCGGTCGGCGACCTCGTCGACTATCGCCTTTTCGACAGCCGCCTTGTCCGCGCCCTGGCCGCGCGCCCAGGCCAGCTCGCGCTCGATCAGTTCCGCATACACCGGCAGGCCCAACGCCTTCTTCACCAGGGTCGGGTTGGTGGTGCAGTCGACCGGGCGCAGGCGGACGATGGCGTCGTAGTCGCCGGTGTCGGCGACGACCACGGACAGTTCGCGCAGCTGCTGCAGGCGGGTGGGGGCGGGGGTGGAATCGGCGACGGCGCTCATCGTAGGCGGGCGGGATGCGTGGGGAGGAACTGCACATCGTAGCCTGCGCGGGCGGGCGCGTCGCGCACGGCCCGTGACCGACGAAATCGGTTGTCGTTGCAACCTTCTTCCCGTGCGCCCCCCGTGCGCGGGCGTATGCGTGGACCGTGGCCCGGTACCGCAGCGGACGCTGATGACAGCGCTGCCGGGCGATGCGCGGATGTGGTAGTTTTCCCTGCCTTTTGGGGACCCCACATGACCGACAGCCTGCGCCGCACCAAGATCCTCGCCACCCTCGGACCGGCCA is a genomic window containing:
- a CDS encoding transaldolase: MSAVADSTPAPTRLQQLRELSVVVADTGDYDAIVRLRPVDCTTNPTLVKKALGLPVYAELIERELAWARGQGADKAAVEKAIVDEVADRLTVGVGAMLSGLVPGRVSTEVDADLAHDTAATVAKARKFVAMYAERGIGRDKILIKVAATWEGVEAARQLQAEGIDCNLTLIFNPTQAIACAEAGAFLISPFVGRILDWYKAHGQAPASIDEDPGVVFVRGVYDEFKRRGAATVVMGASFRSVEQVLALAGCDRLTISPDLLEQLDASTGKVERRLSPVPREDRVIAPVDQARFDADLAADAMASEKLAEGIAAFAKDLDALRADIAQRLA